A single region of the Drosophila takahashii strain IR98-3 E-12201 chromosome 2R, DtakHiC1v2, whole genome shotgun sequence genome encodes:
- the LOC138912448 gene encoding ARL14 effector protein-like: MSSYIDPDYSIGRNLRQRQRRKGVSDSSERADSDKNKRKGKKKGQYFGKSSAYDEYGNIRVNGLDICDCLNKECDGCWYECRSCGSTRCGPQCRSNRKFFYEGISYDGKDLSIHNKYIPK, from the exons ATGAGTTCATATATTGATCCTGATTATTCTATAGGTCGAAATCTTCGACAAAGACAAAGAAGAAAAGGCGTTTCTGACTCCAGTGAAAGAGCAGACTCCGacaaaaacaaacgaaaaggaaagaaaaaaggacaatattttggaaaaagtaGCGCATACGATGAATACGGAAATATTCGCGTCAACGGTCTAGACATTT GCGACTGTTTGAATAAAGAATGCGATGGCTGCTGGTATGAATGCCGGAGTTGTGGCTCTACCAGATGTGGTCCTCAATGTCGCTCTAATCGAAAGTTCTTTTACGAGGGAATTTCATATGATGGAAAAGACTTATCTatacataataaatatattccaaaataa